The Streptomyces phaeolivaceus genome has a window encoding:
- a CDS encoding endonuclease/exonuclease/phosphatase family protein: protein MPNHSRVTRRLGLKTALAAAVLLPLSRTTGLTSAPAASAAEEEAAVPPLSTMSFNLRYASTVQPNSWGVRRPVMRALLRQEAPHVIGTQEGLHQQLLDIETDLGGNYRWIGTGRAGGNLGEFMAVFYDTRRLAPVEYRHFWLSDTPEVPGSNTWGGGSIRMVTWVRFRDRQDGDREFYFLNTHLDNVSQYARDRAAALIVRRVAGFDRSLPLVVTGDFNVPAHRNTVYDTMLGAGLVDTWDSAAERGDLYATFHGYRPLTPDGDRIDWILTTPGVTAHRAAINTFASNGQFPSDHLPVQASLTLG from the coding sequence GTGCCGAACCACAGCCGCGTCACGCGCCGACTGGGCCTCAAGACCGCCCTCGCCGCGGCGGTACTGTTGCCGTTGTCCCGCACCACCGGACTGACCAGCGCACCGGCCGCCTCGGCGGCGGAAGAGGAGGCCGCCGTGCCCCCGCTCTCCACCATGTCGTTCAATCTGCGCTACGCGAGCACCGTGCAGCCCAACAGCTGGGGCGTACGCAGACCCGTGATGCGCGCCCTGCTGCGGCAGGAGGCACCCCATGTCATCGGCACCCAGGAGGGTCTCCACCAGCAGTTGCTCGACATCGAGACCGACCTCGGCGGGAACTACCGCTGGATCGGCACCGGGCGCGCGGGCGGCAACCTCGGCGAGTTCATGGCGGTCTTCTACGACACCCGCCGGCTCGCGCCCGTCGAGTACCGGCACTTCTGGCTCTCCGACACCCCGGAGGTGCCCGGCTCGAACACCTGGGGCGGCGGCTCCATCCGGATGGTCACCTGGGTGCGGTTCCGCGACCGACAGGACGGCGACCGGGAGTTCTACTTCCTCAACACCCATCTCGACAACGTCAGCCAGTACGCCCGCGACCGCGCCGCCGCCCTGATCGTCCGGCGCGTCGCCGGGTTCGACCGGTCGCTCCCCCTCGTCGTCACCGGCGACTTCAACGTGCCCGCCCACCGGAACACGGTCTACGACACCATGCTCGGCGCCGGGCTCGTGGACACCTGGGACTCGGCGGCCGAGCGCGGCGACCTGTACGCGACGTTCCACGGCTACCGCCCGCTGACCCCGGACGGCGACCGCATCGACTGGATCCTGACCACCCCGGGTGTCACCGCGCACCGGGCGGCCATCAACACCTTCGCGTCGAACGGCCAGTTCCCCAGCGACCATCTGCCCGTACAGGCGTCGCTGACGCTGGGGTGA
- a CDS encoding cellulose binding domain-containing protein: protein MRRTRILTTVLALAAGLLAGSPPALAADKAEKSVAVAADTYTWKNARIDGGGFVPGIVFNRKERNLAYARTDIGGAYRWVESSKTWTPLLDSVGWDNWGHTGVVSLASDAVDPNKVYVAAGTYTNSWDPGNGAILRSSDRGASWQKANLPFKLGGNMPGRGMGERLAVDPNRNSVLYLGAPSGKGLWRSTDSGATWSQVTNFPNVGNYVADPTDTSGYSSDNQGIVWVTFDESTGTSGNATRTIYVGVADKDNAVYRSTDAGATWSRVAGQPTGYLAHKGVLDASNGYLYLSYSDKGGPYDGGKGQLWRYATATGTWTNVSPVAEADTYYGFSGLTVDRQDPGTVMATAYSSWWPDTQLFRSTDSGATWTRAWDYTSYPNRADRFTMDVSSSPWLTWGANPSPPEQTPKLGWMTEALEIDPFNSNRMMYGTGATIYGTENLGNWDSGGQFAIKPMVRGLEETAVNDLASPPSGAPLLSALGDIGGFRHTDLTKVPSMMFTQPNFTTTTSLDYAESNPDTVVRVGNLDSGPHIAFSTDNGANWFAGTDPSGVSGGGTVAAASDGSRFVWSPAGTGVRYATGFGSSWSASSGIPAGAIVESDRVDPRTFYGFKSGKFYVSSDGGATFTASSATGLPSGDSVRFKALPGVKGDVWLAGGATDGAYGLWRSTDGGATWTKLSGVEQADTIGFGKAATGAAYQTLYTSAKIGGVRGIFRSTDKGASWTRINDDAHQWGWTGAAITGDPRVYGRVYVATNGRGVVYGDSSDTGGGGGGTDPDPEPEPTGACAVTYAVTNEWSGGFQADVRLSNTGTSAWTGWSLGWTFPHGQTVSQVWNASHTQSGSAVTARNVGWNGNVAAGASVSFGFTGSWSGSNGKPTAFKLGDQSCTVT from the coding sequence GTGCGAAGAACCCGCATCCTCACCACCGTTCTGGCCCTCGCGGCCGGCCTTCTCGCCGGATCCCCACCCGCGTTGGCCGCTGACAAGGCAGAGAAGTCGGTGGCCGTCGCCGCCGACACCTATACGTGGAAGAACGCCCGGATCGACGGGGGCGGATTCGTTCCCGGGATCGTGTTCAACCGGAAGGAACGGAACCTCGCGTACGCCCGGACCGACATCGGTGGGGCGTATCGCTGGGTGGAGTCCTCGAAGACATGGACGCCCCTGCTCGACTCGGTCGGGTGGGACAACTGGGGGCACACGGGGGTCGTGAGTCTGGCCTCCGACGCGGTCGACCCGAACAAGGTGTACGTGGCGGCCGGGACGTACACGAACAGCTGGGACCCGGGGAACGGGGCGATCCTGCGGTCGTCCGACCGGGGGGCCAGCTGGCAGAAGGCGAATCTGCCGTTCAAGCTGGGCGGCAACATGCCGGGGCGGGGCATGGGCGAGCGGCTGGCCGTGGACCCGAACCGGAACAGCGTGCTGTATCTCGGCGCGCCGAGCGGCAAGGGCCTGTGGCGGTCGACGGACTCGGGGGCCACCTGGTCGCAGGTGACGAACTTCCCGAACGTCGGCAACTACGTGGCCGATCCGACCGACACGAGCGGGTACTCCAGCGACAACCAGGGCATCGTCTGGGTCACCTTCGACGAGTCGACGGGCACCTCCGGGAACGCCACGCGGACGATCTACGTCGGGGTCGCCGACAAGGACAACGCGGTGTACCGGTCCACCGACGCGGGCGCGACCTGGTCGCGGGTCGCCGGGCAGCCGACCGGATATCTGGCCCACAAGGGCGTGCTCGATGCCTCGAACGGCTATCTGTATCTGTCGTACAGCGACAAGGGCGGGCCGTACGACGGCGGCAAGGGCCAGCTGTGGCGGTACGCGACCGCGACCGGCACGTGGACGAACGTCAGTCCGGTGGCGGAGGCCGACACGTACTACGGGTTCAGCGGGCTGACGGTCGACCGGCAGGATCCGGGCACGGTCATGGCGACGGCGTACAGCTCCTGGTGGCCGGACACCCAGCTCTTCCGTTCGACGGACAGCGGCGCCACCTGGACCAGGGCGTGGGACTACACGTCGTACCCGAACCGTGCGGACCGCTTCACCATGGATGTGTCGTCCTCTCCCTGGCTGACCTGGGGCGCGAATCCGTCGCCGCCGGAGCAGACGCCCAAACTCGGCTGGATGACCGAGGCGTTGGAGATCGACCCGTTCAACTCGAACCGGATGATGTACGGGACGGGCGCGACGATCTACGGCACGGAGAACCTGGGGAACTGGGACAGCGGCGGCCAGTTCGCCATCAAGCCGATGGTGCGGGGCCTGGAGGAGACGGCCGTCAACGATCTGGCCTCTCCCCCGTCCGGTGCCCCGCTGCTCAGCGCGCTCGGTGACATCGGCGGCTTCCGGCACACGGATCTGACGAAGGTCCCGTCGATGATGTTCACCCAGCCGAACTTCACGACCACGACCAGCCTGGACTACGCCGAGTCCAACCCCGACACCGTGGTGCGCGTGGGCAATCTGGACTCCGGCCCGCACATCGCGTTCTCCACGGACAACGGCGCCAACTGGTTCGCCGGCACCGACCCGTCGGGCGTCAGTGGCGGCGGTACGGTCGCGGCGGCCTCGGACGGCAGCCGGTTCGTGTGGAGCCCGGCGGGCACGGGTGTGCGGTACGCGACCGGGTTCGGTAGCTCCTGGTCGGCGTCCAGCGGCATCCCGGCAGGTGCGATCGTGGAGTCCGACCGGGTGGACCCGAGGACCTTCTACGGCTTCAAGTCGGGGAAGTTCTACGTCAGTTCGGACGGCGGGGCGACCTTCACCGCGTCGAGCGCCACCGGGCTGCCGAGCGGGGACAGCGTGCGCTTCAAGGCGCTGCCCGGGGTGAAGGGCGATGTGTGGCTGGCGGGCGGCGCGACCGACGGGGCCTACGGTCTGTGGCGCTCCACGGACGGCGGGGCCACCTGGACGAAGCTGTCGGGCGTCGAGCAGGCCGACACGATCGGCTTCGGCAAGGCGGCGACCGGGGCCGCGTACCAGACCCTCTACACCAGCGCCAAGATCGGCGGCGTACGCGGCATCTTCCGCTCGACGGACAAGGGCGCGTCCTGGACGCGGATCAACGACGACGCCCATCAGTGGGGCTGGACGGGTGCGGCGATCACGGGTGACCCGAGGGTGTACGGGCGGGTCTATGTCGCGACGAACGGGCGCGGGGTCGTCTACGGCGACTCCTCCGACACCGGCGGCGGGGGCGGCGGTACCGATCCGGACCCCGAGCCCGAGCCGACGGGGGCCTGCGCGGTGACGTACGCGGTGACCAACGAGTGGTCGGGCGGCTTCCAGGCGGACGTACGGCTGTCCAACACGGGCACGAGCGCGTGGACCGGCTGGTCGCTCGGCTGGACCTTCCCTCATGGGCAGACCGTCTCCCAGGTCTGGAACGCCTCCCACACCCAGTCGGGATCGGCGGTCACGGCCAGGAACGTCGGCTGGAACGGCAATGTGGCGGCGGGCGCGTCGGTGAGCTTCGGCTTCACCGGAAGCTGGTCGGGGAGCAACGGGAAACCGACCGCGTTCAAGCTCGGTGACCAGTCCTGCACGGTGACCTGA
- a CDS encoding glycoside hydrolase family 48 protein, producing MHPRRRRRASRRLWTAVVAALTLPLTMLGTGSTPASAAAVACNVDYKTNDWGSGFTAELTISNRGTEAISGWTLTYDYAGNQTLSNGWSGTWSQSGKTVTARNASWNGTIAVGAAVTTGAQFTYSGTNTAPASFAINGTPCVGAHQPPITVLTSPAPGAVYSQGTAVPMAATAAAADSATVTKVEFYDDTTLLGTDTTSPYTFSATGLSVGAHSLVAKAYDSLGASASSTPVGITVASGPAVVVSPTQLGVRQGQSGTYDVKLSTQPSGSVTVTTARASGNTGLSVTGGGSLTFTSSNWNTAQKVTIGANASGTGSAVFDSTATGHAKASVTVTQLAASSTYDERFLELYGKITNPANGYFSPEGIPYHSVETLIVEAPDHGHETTSEAYSYLLWLQAMYGKVTGDWSKFNGAWDIMERFMIPTHADQPTNSFYTASKPATYAPEHDTPGEYPAQLNTGVSVGPDPIAAELKSAYGTDDVYGMHWLQDVDNVYGYGNSPGKCEAGPTDTGPSYINTFQRGPQESVWETIPQPTCDQFKYGGRNGYLDLFTGDASYAKQWKFTNAPDADARAVQAAYWADIWAKQQGKGADVSATIGKAAKMGDYLRYSMYDKYFKKIGNCVGATSCPAGTGKDASHYLMSWYYAWGGATDTAAGWAWRIGSSHTHGGYQNPLAAYALANYAPLKPKSATGQADWAKSLDRQIEFYRWLQSNEGGIAGGATNSWAGRYATPPAGTPTFYGMFYDEKPVYHDPPSNQWFGFQAWSMERVAEYYQQTGNAAAKTVLDKWVDWALSKTTINPDGTYRIPSTLQWSGAPDTWSASSPGANAGLHVTVADYTDDVGVAAAYAKTLTYYADRSGDADAARVAKALLDGMWDHHQDGLGIAVPETRADYNRFDDRVSVPSGWTGTMPNGDTINSSSTFDSIRSFYEDDPAWSKIEAYLAGGAAPSFTYHRFWAQADIALAMGSYAELLE from the coding sequence ATGCACCCCAGACGGAGACGTCGTGCCTCGCGACGCCTGTGGACGGCCGTGGTCGCGGCCCTCACCCTCCCCTTGACGATGCTCGGCACGGGTTCGACCCCCGCCAGTGCGGCGGCGGTTGCCTGCAACGTCGACTACAAGACCAATGACTGGGGCTCGGGTTTCACCGCCGAGCTGACGATCAGCAACCGGGGTACGGAGGCCATCAGCGGCTGGACCCTGACGTACGACTACGCGGGCAACCAGACGCTCAGCAACGGCTGGAGCGGCACCTGGTCGCAGTCCGGGAAGACGGTGACGGCACGCAACGCGTCCTGGAACGGCACAATCGCCGTCGGGGCCGCGGTGACCACCGGCGCCCAGTTCACCTACAGCGGCACGAACACCGCGCCGGCCTCCTTCGCGATCAACGGCACCCCGTGCGTGGGCGCGCACCAGCCACCGATCACGGTGCTGACCAGCCCGGCTCCGGGCGCGGTGTACTCGCAGGGCACGGCGGTGCCGATGGCGGCCACCGCCGCCGCGGCGGACAGCGCGACGGTCACCAAGGTCGAGTTCTACGACGACACGACCCTGCTGGGCACGGACACGACCTCGCCGTACACGTTCTCGGCCACCGGTCTGTCCGTGGGCGCTCATTCGCTGGTGGCCAAGGCGTACGACAGCCTGGGCGCGTCGGCGAGTTCCACGCCGGTCGGCATCACGGTCGCCTCGGGTCCCGCCGTGGTGGTCTCGCCGACCCAACTGGGCGTCCGCCAGGGCCAGTCGGGCACCTACGACGTAAAGCTTTCGACACAGCCGTCCGGCAGTGTGACGGTGACGACCGCGCGGGCGTCCGGCAACACCGGGCTCTCCGTGACGGGCGGCGGGTCGCTGACGTTCACCTCGTCGAACTGGAACACCGCGCAGAAGGTGACCATCGGCGCGAACGCCTCCGGCACCGGCTCGGCGGTCTTCGACTCGACGGCCACCGGCCATGCCAAGGCCTCGGTGACGGTGACGCAGCTGGCGGCGTCGAGCACGTACGACGAACGGTTCCTGGAGCTGTACGGCAAGATCACCAACCCGGCGAACGGCTACTTCTCCCCCGAGGGCATCCCGTACCACTCGGTGGAGACGCTGATCGTCGAGGCGCCGGACCACGGCCATGAGACCACCTCGGAGGCGTACAGCTACCTCCTGTGGCTGCAGGCCATGTACGGCAAGGTGACGGGCGACTGGTCCAAGTTCAACGGGGCCTGGGACATCATGGAGCGGTTCATGATCCCGACCCACGCCGACCAGCCGACCAACTCCTTCTACACGGCGAGCAAACCGGCGACGTACGCGCCCGAGCACGACACCCCGGGCGAGTATCCGGCGCAGCTCAACACCGGTGTCTCGGTCGGCCCGGACCCCATCGCCGCCGAACTGAAGAGCGCGTACGGCACGGACGACGTGTACGGCATGCACTGGCTGCAGGACGTCGACAACGTCTACGGCTACGGCAACTCGCCCGGCAAGTGCGAGGCGGGGCCGACGGACACCGGGCCGTCGTACATCAACACCTTCCAGCGCGGGCCGCAGGAGTCGGTGTGGGAGACGATCCCGCAGCCGACCTGCGACCAGTTCAAGTACGGCGGCAGGAACGGGTACCTGGACCTGTTCACCGGTGACGCCTCCTACGCGAAGCAGTGGAAGTTCACCAACGCCCCGGACGCCGACGCGCGGGCCGTGCAGGCCGCGTACTGGGCGGACATCTGGGCCAAGCAGCAGGGCAAGGGCGCCGACGTCTCCGCGACCATCGGCAAGGCCGCGAAGATGGGCGACTATCTGCGCTACTCGATGTACGACAAGTACTTCAAGAAGATCGGGAACTGTGTCGGGGCCACGTCCTGCCCGGCCGGCACCGGCAAGGACGCCTCCCACTATCTGATGTCCTGGTACTACGCGTGGGGTGGCGCCACCGACACCGCGGCGGGCTGGGCCTGGCGCATCGGCTCCAGCCACACGCACGGCGGCTATCAGAACCCGCTGGCCGCGTACGCGCTCGCCAACTACGCCCCGCTGAAGCCGAAGTCGGCGACGGGGCAGGCGGACTGGGCCAAGTCCCTGGACCGGCAGATCGAGTTCTACCGCTGGCTGCAGTCCAACGAGGGCGGCATCGCGGGCGGCGCCACCAACAGCTGGGCGGGGCGGTACGCCACTCCCCCGGCCGGGACGCCGACGTTCTACGGCATGTTCTACGACGAGAAGCCGGTGTACCACGACCCGCCGTCCAACCAGTGGTTCGGCTTCCAGGCGTGGTCCATGGAGCGGGTCGCCGAGTACTACCAGCAGACGGGCAACGCCGCCGCGAAGACCGTGCTGGACAAGTGGGTGGACTGGGCGTTGTCCAAGACGACCATCAACCCGGACGGCACGTACCGGATTCCGTCGACGCTCCAGTGGTCGGGTGCGCCCGACACGTGGAGTGCGTCGAGTCCCGGCGCCAACGCCGGACTTCATGTCACCGTCGCCGACTACACGGACGATGTGGGGGTGGCCGCCGCGTACGCCAAGACGCTGACGTACTACGCGGACCGCTCCGGTGACGCGGACGCGGCGCGGGTCGCGAAGGCGCTGCTCGACGGCATGTGGGACCACCATCAGGACGGGCTGGGGATCGCCGTTCCCGAGACGCGGGCCGACTACAACCGGTTCGACGACCGGGTGTCTGTGCCGAGCGGGTGGACCGGGACGATGCCGAACGGCGACACGATCAACTCGTCGTCGACCTTCGACTCGATCCGGTCCTTCTACGAGGACGACCCTGCCTGGTCGAAGATCGAGGCGTATCTGGCCGGTGGGGCCGCGCCCTCGTTCACGTATCACCGGTTCTGGGCCCAGGCGGACATCGCCTTGGCCATGGGGTCGTACGCGGAGCTCCTGGAATAG
- a CDS encoding glycoside hydrolase family 6 protein, whose amino-acid sequence MSRTRTALLAAMALVAAAAGTAMGAVPDDVGVQAIPCTVDYKVQNQWSTGFTTAVTVTNNSAAKTSWAVKWSYAGNQQVTNGWNSRITQSGTSVTAANETYNGTLATGGSVSFGFNASYSGTNALPTTFTLDGVTCNVDDGGGGPSEPPGPGTPGTKVDNPYAGAKVYVNPEWSAKAAAEPGGSRISNQPTGVWLDRIAAIEGVGSGMGLRDHLDAALTQKGSGELAVQLVIYNLPGRDCAALASNGELGPTELGRYKTEYIDPIAAILADPKYASLRIVTTVEIDSLPNLVTNTGSRPTATPQCDVMKANGNYVKGVGYALNKLGDVGNVYNYVDAGHHGWIGWDDNFGASATTFKEAATAEGATVNDVHGFITNTANYSALKENNFTINSTVNGTSVRESKWVDWNRYVDELSFAQAFRNQLVSVGFNSSIGMLIDTSRNGWGGSARPTGPGATTSVDTYVNGGRYDRRIHIGNWCNQSGAGLGERPKAAPEAGIDAYVWMKPPGESDGSSSAIPNDEGKGFDRMCDPTYTGNPRNGNSMSGSLPNAPISGHWFSAQFQQLMQNAYPAL is encoded by the coding sequence ATGAGCCGTACCAGAACAGCACTCCTGGCGGCGATGGCGCTGGTCGCCGCCGCCGCGGGGACCGCGATGGGCGCCGTCCCGGACGACGTCGGCGTCCAGGCGATCCCCTGCACGGTCGACTACAAGGTGCAGAACCAGTGGTCCACCGGCTTCACCACCGCCGTCACCGTCACCAACAACAGCGCCGCGAAGACTTCTTGGGCCGTGAAGTGGTCGTACGCGGGCAACCAGCAGGTCACCAACGGCTGGAACTCCCGGATCACCCAGAGCGGTACGTCGGTGACCGCCGCCAACGAGACGTACAACGGCACGCTGGCGACCGGCGGTTCGGTCAGCTTCGGCTTCAACGCCAGCTACAGCGGCACCAACGCGCTGCCGACGACCTTCACGCTCGACGGGGTGACCTGCAACGTCGACGACGGCGGCGGTGGCCCCTCCGAGCCGCCGGGGCCGGGCACACCGGGCACCAAGGTGGACAACCCGTACGCCGGCGCCAAGGTGTACGTGAACCCGGAGTGGTCCGCGAAGGCCGCCGCCGAGCCGGGCGGCAGCCGGATCTCCAACCAGCCCACGGGTGTCTGGCTGGACCGGATCGCCGCGATCGAGGGCGTGGGCAGCGGGATGGGCCTGCGCGACCACCTCGACGCGGCGCTGACCCAGAAGGGCTCGGGCGAACTGGCCGTCCAGCTGGTGATCTACAACCTGCCCGGCCGTGACTGCGCGGCCCTCGCCTCCAACGGCGAGCTGGGCCCGACGGAGCTGGGCCGCTACAAGACCGAGTACATCGACCCGATCGCGGCCATCCTCGCCGACCCCAAGTACGCCTCCCTGCGCATCGTCACGACCGTCGAGATCGACTCGCTGCCGAACCTCGTCACCAACACCGGCAGCCGCCCGACGGCCACCCCCCAGTGCGATGTCATGAAGGCCAACGGCAACTACGTCAAGGGCGTCGGCTACGCGCTCAACAAGCTCGGTGACGTGGGCAACGTCTACAACTACGTCGACGCCGGCCACCACGGCTGGATCGGCTGGGACGACAACTTCGGCGCCTCCGCCACCACCTTCAAGGAGGCGGCGACCGCCGAGGGCGCCACGGTCAACGACGTCCACGGCTTCATCACCAACACGGCGAACTACAGCGCGCTGAAGGAGAACAACTTCACCATCAACTCGACGGTGAACGGCACCTCCGTCCGTGAGTCGAAGTGGGTCGACTGGAACCGCTATGTCGACGAGCTGTCCTTCGCCCAGGCCTTCCGCAACCAGCTGGTCTCGGTGGGCTTCAACTCCAGCATCGGCATGCTGATCGACACCTCGCGCAACGGCTGGGGCGGCAGCGCCCGGCCCACCGGTCCCGGGGCGACGACCAGTGTGGACACGTATGTCAACGGTGGCCGCTACGACCGCCGTATCCACATCGGCAACTGGTGCAACCAGTCCGGTGCCGGGCTCGGCGAGCGTCCGAAGGCCGCACCCGAGGCCGGGATCGACGCCTATGTGTGGATGAAGCCGCCGGGTGAGTCGGACGGGTCCAGCTCCGCCATCCCGAACGACGAGGGCAAGGGCTTCGACCGCATGTGCGACCCGACGTACACGGGCAACCCGCGCAACGGGAACAGCATGTCCGGCTCCCTGCCGAACGCGCCGATCTCCGGGCACTGGTTCTCCGCCCAGTTCCAGCAGCTGATGCAGAACGCGTATCCCGCGCTCTGA
- a CDS encoding dihydrofolate reductase family protein: protein MRIVICEFMSLDGVVQAPGGPDEDTEGGFAHGGWTHPFFDPEVVGGAWDAALAKADALLYGRRTWKAMAGAWPDRAGDPFADRMNSIRKYVVSATLADSELAWENTTRIPGEEAVAQIRELRETGGGDLLVMGSPTLARTLIGEGLADELILIVMPVLLGGGKTIFPDEGAKHLLELISTTTSGTGVNVCVYRTAEKKD from the coding sequence ATGCGCATCGTGATCTGCGAGTTCATGAGCCTGGACGGTGTCGTGCAGGCGCCCGGCGGTCCCGACGAGGACACCGAGGGCGGGTTCGCCCACGGCGGCTGGACGCACCCGTTCTTCGACCCGGAGGTCGTGGGCGGTGCGTGGGACGCCGCGCTGGCGAAAGCGGACGCGTTGCTGTACGGCCGCCGTACCTGGAAGGCCATGGCCGGGGCGTGGCCGGACCGGGCGGGCGATCCGTTCGCCGACCGGATGAACTCCATCCGCAAGTACGTCGTGTCCGCGACCCTCGCCGACTCCGAGCTGGCCTGGGAGAACACCACGCGCATCCCGGGGGAGGAGGCCGTCGCCCAGATCCGTGAGCTGCGCGAGACCGGGGGTGGCGATCTGCTCGTCATGGGCAGCCCGACCCTCGCCCGCACGCTGATAGGTGAGGGTCTCGCCGACGAGCTGATCCTGATCGTCATGCCGGTCCTCCTCGGCGGCGGAAAGACGATCTTCCCCGACGAGGGCGCCAAACACCTCCTGGAACTGATCTCCACGACCACCAGC